CTCGATCGTCTGACACAAAAGTTGAATTGTTTTTTCGGGTGCGCCGATGGCCTCGGCCACCGTCTGCGTGAGTTTTGCGCGAAATCCTTTACCACCCGCAAATAGATCATCGTAAAGCGCGCTGAGCTTTGGCAAGTAAGTTGGGAAGTCAGATTCAGAGTAAATTTTTAGATCCATCGCTTGCCGAATGATATATCAAACGCCTCTGTGAATAACAAACGTCGCTCGCGATTTCTAAGGAGAGGTGCAATTTTTACTCGATGCGTTGGTGAGTGTATCGATAGCTTCGCTTGCAGGATGAAGGTATTTATCAGATATGAGCTACAAATCAAAAATCACCGTGCGATTTCGACATACTGATCTTGTCGGGATATCTTACTTTAACGAGGTTTTTAACTTCTTCCATGATGCCTACGAAGACTTTATCGATCAGCGAGTCATGTCTAAGCACAAGTGGTTCAATAACAAGGATTGGGGAGTACCTCTTAAAAAAGTGGAGGCCGAATACCTCCGACCTCTTTTGCCCTTTGAAGAGTACGACGTAGAAATTGAAGTGAAGGCCGTTGGCCTCTCCTCTTTCAGCTTAGAAACGTTATTTCTCAAAGAGGGTGCTCTCTGCGCTAAAACGCAAACCGTGCATGTGTTTGTGAGCCACTCGACGCGCAAATCTGTAGAGATCCCTGCAGACGTGGCCGAAATTCTTAAAAATCAATCTCTGTGACTCGCGAGTCGGTGATCGCAAAGTAGCGATGGGATTTGTCGATACGAAAACTCTGGCCGCCCGCCAGGCTGGAGTAGGCGGGAAGATATCCTAAGTCTTCTGTCATCACGAAAGCGGGAAGATACAATCGCTCTGATGCGCGCTGAAGAGTGATCTTTGGGTGGATATGACCGCACCAAACAAATAGACCTGGTTCCTTCACGGGCTCGTGACGAAAAACAAAATCACCGTGGGAGAATTCCTCTTTAAGCTCGACAAAGTTCCAAGCCTCAGGCCACTTTTTTACGAGATCCTGATCATGGTTACCGATCACAATGGAGACTCGTCCTTTAAAATTCTGTTTCCATTCGACAAATTCATTGATCACTTCCTTTGTCACTCCTTGGTCCGTATGAATGAAGTCTCCGAGGAATAGGACATGTTCGATTCCGTAATATTTTATGATTGGTAATAGCTGAGAGAGATCTTGCTTGTGGGCCTGGGGCGGAAGCCAAAGTCCACTTTGCAAAAATGTTTGCGCTTTACCCAGATGTAAATCGGCCACGACCAAGAGATTCTGAGAGCGCCAAATGAGGAGTTTGGCGGGATGCAAAGTGAACGTCTCTCCGCGGACGGTGAAGTCTTGCATTTATCCCTCCACGATCTGGCGCTGAAATCGCGCGATTCTATGCTCTAAAGTTTCTGTGGAGACTCTCGAACGAATTCTCTCGATAAAAAGTGGAAATGAAAACGGCGAAAGTCGCGTCAGTGATTTCACCACGATCTTGCTCTCCCTAAATCCGTTCATTTCCTCGAGAAGACGCGGAAGGTGGAGCTGCTGGGATTGAACTTCGCGACGAGCCTGTTTGAGCAATAAATGATCGGGCTCGTACTTTTCGAAAACATCATAAAGGAGCGACGAACTCATCTGTAAATTGCGCTGAGTCTTTTGTCGCCCGCCGACGGAACTTTGAACAAGGCCCGAAACGCGTGCAACTTCTCGAAACGCTCTTTTTGAGAGCTCGTGGTAGTTGAGTGAGGCTTCGATATCTTCCATCAGGTTTTCGGAGGATGAAAGTAGGCCTTGGAGCACCTCAATACTCGGAAGCGGTTCCAAGGCCAAGAGCTCAAAGCCGTAATCGTTAGCGGCGACAGATATAGTATTGGGTGAGACGCGTGCCATTCGATAGGCCATCAAGTGACCGAGGCCCTCATGAACCAGTCGTCCGGCCCAAGGATACATAAAAAGATGGTAGCCCTCTCTCGATTTTAAAAGCTCCACTAAATTTTCATCACTTCGAGGAATGTGCGAGATATTTTTTTGCTGAAGAGCTACAGGCCAGAACCTCTTCAGCTCCGGTGCAGAAAGGCTCTGCGGAGACTCGGCCCTCGCCAGTTGATCGACGCTTTCACGCAGATATTGAGAGAGCAGTGAGCTGATCGGCAATACACTTCCGGTCCAAATGGTGCTCACGTTGGATTTCTTTTTAGCAAGTCGCACCAACAATGTGGTGTCGCGCAATTGAATAAACTCCAGATCTTTTCCACCAAACTGAAAAACATCGCCCTTTTGTAATCGCGAAACGAAAGACTCGCCAATGGTTCCTAAAGTTTTTCCTGTGGCAAAGCGCACGCGAATTCCATCGTCCGAGACTATTGTTCCAATGTTCATTCGGTGAGTGCGCGCACTCTTTGCATCCGTAAATACATAACGCCCTTGAACCTCCATCAATTTTTTAAATTGAGGATAAGCCACAAGGGATTTTCCACCTCGGGTCAGGAATTGAAGAGCCCACTGTATTTCTTCGTCGGTGATATCTTTAAATGAGACTGTGGAATCTAAAATCTGGCGAACCTCAGCCACCGAGAATCCCTGATTAAAAGCATTGTTTAACAAGAACTGGACAAAGACATCTATCGGTTTCTGCAAGATGTGTTTGGACTCAAAAAGATTTTCTGCTTTCGCTTTCTTTAAAGCGTGAGCTTCGATAATTTCGAACAACGACGTCGGACAAACGATAAGCTCCGAGGCCTTACCCGGTTGGTGATGACCACGACCGGCCCTTTGAACCGCACGAGCCAATGATTTTACGGCGCCGATCTGAAATATTTTTTTGACTTGCGGAAAGTCCACGCCGAGTTCCAACGACGAAGTGGCCACGATCACTTTCAACTGGCCCGACTTCACACCGGCTTCGACGGCGGCTCGTTCCTCGAGCGCAAGAGAGCCGTGATGGAGAGCGAGTTTTTCTCTCCACTCAGGTCTTTTGCTCAGAATCTCTCGATGCCAGGCTTCGGCCTGCCCTCGTGTATTTGTAAATAGAATTTGTGAGTTTTTCGGATCTATGGCCCCTAAAACTTCGTCTATTAAAAGCAAGCCGGCGTAACCGAACCAGGGAGCAGGTCCCATTTCGCGAGGGACTAAGACGTCAATATTCACTGTGCGCGAGTTGGCATCCGTGATGATCTTAGGATCGGTGTCCCCGGTGATGACCTGAGCCGCCTCTTTAAGATTACCTAGTGTGGCGGAGAGCGCGGTGACTCGCAATTGGGGAGCATGGAATTTTAAGGAAGCTAATGTGAGTTCGAGGAGACTGCCGCGCTTGGTGCCCACGAGTTCGTGCCATTCGTCGACGATCACCGAAAACACATCGCGAAATTTCTGCGAAGTCTCTGAACCAGTGAGAAGGATCGCTAACGACTCTGGAGTGGTCACTAATATTTCGGGAATATTTTTGCTCTGTTCTTTTCGCTCCGAGGTGGAAGAGTCTCCCGTGCGAACCGCCACCTGAAATGGAAGATTTAGACCTTTAAGTGCGACATCGATTGCATGAGCAATATCGCGAGCGAGCGCTTTCAGGGGAGTGAGATAAATGATCTTGTAGGTGTTTTGAGGAAGCGGCGTGCTCATCAGGTGAAGGAGCGGTCCGCCCAACGCCGCGTAAGTTTTTCCGCTTCCCGTAGGAACTGCAATTAAAATAGATTTGTTGCGGGAGAACGCCGCCCAAGCCTGTTCTTGGAACGGAAAGGCCGTCCAACCTTGACGATGAAACCACTGGGACCATTGGCTAGAGGCGGCTTCGTGGGCGATGGATTTATAGATTTGCCGGCGACTTTTGTTCGACGATGTCACTTTGGCGTCATTTTGATCCCGAATAATTTTTTTAATTTGTCGAGAGACGCGAGACTGAGGAATCATCACACGCCTCTTTCTTGAAGAACTTCGAGAAGCTTTTCCATGTCTTCCACGCGGTCGGCGGCGTCAGGCTTTTTGTCGGTGCGCTCACGCAATATTCGCGGGAAGCGCACGGCAAATCCCGATTTGTGACGTGAGCTTTTGGCGAGTCCCTCAAATCCGATCTCGTACACTTTTTCGTTTTTGAGCGCGCGCACGGGACCAAAGCGCTCCACCGTGTTTTTACGAATCCACTGATCGAGTTCGCGAATCTCTGCATCCGTGAGGCCAGAGTAAGCTTTGGCAATAGGGACAAGTTGATCTCCCTTCCAAATGGAAAAGGTATAATCCGTATAGAGCGAGGCGCGTCGACCCGTGCCGGGTTGGGCTGAGGTTAATACCGCATCCACCGTCAGAGGATCGAGCTTCCATTTAAACCACACTCCTCGCTTCCGACCGGTTTCGTAAATCGAGTCTTTATGTTTTAACATCAAGCCTTCGGCTCCTCTCAATCGAGCTTCGCTTCGCTGAACTTCCAAATCCTCCCAACCGCTGGCGTTTAACTTATTAGAAATTCCATAGCGATCGGACTTGGGCCAATGAGTTATTTTATGCTCAAGTAAACCAAGTCGCTCGTGAAGTGATAGAGACGTAAGATCTCGTTTGTCCTCTATTAAAAAATCGTAAATGATGAAAGACACCGGGTTGTCTTTGAGAAACTGCGACGGTGGTTTTTTGCGGTTGAGGCGTTTTTGTAATTCTTGAAAGAGAGCGGGGGTATGCCAAGGACCGGCCACGATTTCGCCGTCAAGGATCCAGTCTCCCTGCATTTGAGAAAAGATATCGGCGAGATCGGGGAACGCGTGAGTGATACGCTCTTCGCCTCTAGACCATATTTCAACACGGTCGCCGAATTTCACAATTTGTGAACGAATACCATCCCACTTCCACTCGGCGATCCAATCGGAGACGGCACCCAGCTCTCTCGGGTGAACCTCCAGGGGTGCTGCCAAGCAAAAAGGTTTAGGCAGCACCTCACGGGACTCATCATTTTCAGCATTTGGGTCCGGAGGTAACGATAAGTTTTTAAAAAATTCTTCACTGGGTTTCCAGTCTCCCAATAAACGCGAGGCGATCACCGAACGTGGAAGTTTAAAAATATTTTCTAGCGCTCGGTACACCAGCGTCTCCGAAACACCGACGCGTAGCGCTCCTGTCATGAATTTATTTACAATAAAAATTTCGTGAGGCTGAAGCTCGCGCCACCATTGAACGACGGTCTCCCGTTGAGTGTTTTCATCCAATTTGATCAACGGCATGATGAATTCCGTCATCCAATGGGACAGCGATAGCTCCCTAAGGGGATGAGCGGAGTTTGAGTCCTTGGAAAAGTCTCCCATAATCAAAGACACCATTTCTGCCGTGTCGCCGACAGCAGAATAGCAATCTTCTAAAAGCCATTCCGGAAGATCGATAACTTCGTTGAGCCAGATTCGAAGCTTTCGGGAGCTGATGTGCTTCTTAGGTCTTCTTCCGGTTAAAAGGTAAAGAGCCCACGCCGCGTTGTCGGCCGATTGTTCCGAAAAAAATCTTTCCATCAGATGCACTTTTTCATTGGTGGAGTTGGTTTGATCGATGCGCTGAAAGAGTTCCGCGAAGGCCTTCATGTCTCATCCTCTTGTCCGTATTGAGTCTTCAAGGGTTGAGCATGAATTCCTTTTGTTTCTCGCAGGTAACGAGCGAGGATTTCGCTACTGCCGTGAGTGACGAGGACACGTTCGGCTTTGGATTGCTCCACCGTCAGCAAGAGACTCTTCCAATCGGCGTGATCCGAAAGAACAAATCCTTTCTCGTAAGAACGGCCGCGTCGTACTCCACGCACAGCCATCCAACCTGAGGCAAAGCCTGTGGAGACGGATTTAAACCGCTTCATCCAAACACTGCGATGAGCTGATGGCGGGGCTAAGACAAGTTTGCCGCTCAAATCTCCTTCGAAATCAGTGACGGGTATGGTGGGAAGCATTTTGACTCCCGCATTTCGATAGATTTCCGTCAGTGTGACCACGGCGCCGTGGAGAAGAACCTCTTCGTCCGTCCATCGATGGAGTTCTGCCAAAATGCGCTGAGCTTTGC
The genomic region above belongs to Bdellovibrionales bacterium and contains:
- a CDS encoding acyl-CoA thioesterase, producing the protein MSYKSKITVRFRHTDLVGISYFNEVFNFFHDAYEDFIDQRVMSKHKWFNNKDWGVPLKKVEAEYLRPLLPFEEYDVEIEVKAVGLSSFSLETLFLKEGALCAKTQTVHVFVSHSTRKSVEIPADVAEILKNQSL
- the pdeM gene encoding ligase-associated DNA damage response endonuclease PdeM, which codes for MQDFTVRGETFTLHPAKLLIWRSQNLLVVADLHLGKAQTFLQSGLWLPPQAHKQDLSQLLPIIKYYGIEHVLFLGDFIHTDQGVTKEVINEFVEWKQNFKGRVSIVIGNHDQDLVKKWPEAWNFVELKEEFSHGDFVFRHEPVKEPGLFVWCGHIHPKITLQRASERLYLPAFVMTEDLGYLPAYSSLAGGQSFRIDKSHRYFAITDSRVTEIDF
- a CDS encoding ligase-associated DNA damage response DEXH box helicase, which encodes MIPQSRVSRQIKKIIRDQNDAKVTSSNKSRRQIYKSIAHEAASSQWSQWFHRQGWTAFPFQEQAWAAFSRNKSILIAVPTGSGKTYAALGGPLLHLMSTPLPQNTYKIIYLTPLKALARDIAHAIDVALKGLNLPFQVAVRTGDSSTSERKEQSKNIPEILVTTPESLAILLTGSETSQKFRDVFSVIVDEWHELVGTKRGSLLELTLASLKFHAPQLRVTALSATLGNLKEAAQVITGDTDPKIITDANSRTVNIDVLVPREMGPAPWFGYAGLLLIDEVLGAIDPKNSQILFTNTRGQAEAWHREILSKRPEWREKLALHHGSLALEERAAVEAGVKSGQLKVIVATSSLELGVDFPQVKKIFQIGAVKSLARAVQRAGRGHHQPGKASELIVCPTSLFEIIEAHALKKAKAENLFESKHILQKPIDVFVQFLLNNAFNQGFSVAEVRQILDSTVSFKDITDEEIQWALQFLTRGGKSLVAYPQFKKLMEVQGRYVFTDAKSARTHRMNIGTIVSDDGIRVRFATGKTLGTIGESFVSRLQKGDVFQFGGKDLEFIQLRDTTLLVRLAKKKSNVSTIWTGSVLPISSLLSQYLRESVDQLARAESPQSLSAPELKRFWPVALQQKNISHIPRSDENLVELLKSREGYHLFMYPWAGRLVHEGLGHLMAYRMARVSPNTISVAANDYGFELLALEPLPSIEVLQGLLSSSENLMEDIEASLNYHELSKRAFREVARVSGLVQSSVGGRQKTQRNLQMSSSLLYDVFEKYEPDHLLLKQARREVQSQQLHLPRLLEEMNGFRESKIVVKSLTRLSPFSFPLFIERIRSRVSTETLEHRIARFQRQIVEG
- a CDS encoding ATP-dependent DNA ligase, whose protein sequence is MKAFAELFQRIDQTNSTNEKVHLMERFFSEQSADNAAWALYLLTGRRPKKHISSRKLRIWLNEVIDLPEWLLEDCYSAVGDTAEMVSLIMGDFSKDSNSAHPLRELSLSHWMTEFIMPLIKLDENTQRETVVQWWRELQPHEIFIVNKFMTGALRVGVSETLVYRALENIFKLPRSVIASRLLGDWKPSEEFFKNLSLPPDPNAENDESREVLPKPFCLAAPLEVHPRELGAVSDWIAEWKWDGIRSQIVKFGDRVEIWSRGEERITHAFPDLADIFSQMQGDWILDGEIVAGPWHTPALFQELQKRLNRKKPPSQFLKDNPVSFIIYDFLIEDKRDLTSLSLHERLGLLEHKITHWPKSDRYGISNKLNASGWEDLEVQRSEARLRGAEGLMLKHKDSIYETGRKRGVWFKWKLDPLTVDAVLTSAQPGTGRRASLYTDYTFSIWKGDQLVPIAKAYSGLTDAEIRELDQWIRKNTVERFGPVRALKNEKVYEIGFEGLAKSSRHKSGFAVRFPRILRERTDKKPDAADRVEDMEKLLEVLQERGV